From a single Brassica napus cultivar Da-Ae chromosome C9, Da-Ae, whole genome shotgun sequence genomic region:
- the LOC111211862 gene encoding small polypeptide DEVIL 12, giving the protein MDSNKDSQKKQMKKKLTPIRSFREKRSRLYIIRRCLVMLLCWREPRD; this is encoded by the coding sequence ATGGACTCAAACAAGGATTCGCAGAAGAAGcaaatgaagaagaagctgacACCAATTAGGTCATTCAGGGAGAAGAGATCGAGATTATACATCATTAGGCGATGCCTGGTCATGCTGCTGTGTTGGAGAGAGCCTCGTGATTGA
- the LOC111211861 gene encoding short-chain dehydrogenase TIC 32 B, chloroplastic-like, whose product MIETVKHLIGSGGPSGFGSRSTAEHVTANCDLRSLTAIITGATSGIGAETARVLAKRGARLVIPARSLKTAEETKSRILSEFPDAEIIVMQLDLSSLASVRRFVDDFESLHLPLNILINNAGKYAQKHAISEDGVEMTFATNYLGHFLLTKLLLKNMIETAEQTGVQGRIVNVTSVIHSWFSGDMLQYVADISRNNRNYDATRAYALSKLANVLHTIELSRILHKMDANVTANCVHPGIVRTRLTRDRDGLITDLVFFLTSKLLKSVPQAAATTCYVATSPRLRNVCGKYFSDCNEARTSKSGSCNLKAQRLWTASELLVTAASTPNVYQTFNYFLTNTMLCMCKSQDLDSFTII is encoded by the exons atgaTTGAGACGGTTAAGCACCTGATAGGCTCCGGTGGCCCAAGCGGATTTGGATCAAGATCCACCGCCGAACATGTCACGGCTAACTGTGATCTCCGATCTCTAACAGCAATCATCACTGGAGCGACGTCGGGAATAGGAGCGGAGACGGCGCGAGTTCTGGCAAAGCGAGGAGCGAGGCTTGTGATTCCGGCTAGGAGTCTCAAAACCGCCGAGGAAACAAAGTCACGTATCCTCTCTGAGTTTCCTGATGCGGAGATCATCGTCATGCAACTCGACCTCAGCTCCCTCGCCTCTGTTCGTCGATTCGTAGACGATTTCGAATCTCTTCATCTCCCTCTCAACATCCTCAT CAACAACGCCGGAAAATACGCGCAGAAGCACGCCATCTCTGAGGACGGCGTGGAGATGACCTTCGCAACTAATTATCTCG GCCATTTTCTGCTGACTAAGCTGCTGTTGAAGAATATGATTGAAACGGCGGAGCAAACCGGCGTTCAAGGCCGTATCGTCAACGTCACGTCAGTGATCCACAGCTGGTTCTCTGGCGATATGCTGCAATATGTCGCCGATATCTCCCGAAACAATAG AAACTACGACGCGACCCGAGCTTACGCGCTCTCTAAGCTAGCCAACGTTCTCCACACCATAGAGCTTTCCCGGATTCTCCAT AAAATGGATGCTAATGTAACGGCAAACTGTGTTCATCCTGGAATCGTGAGAACGCGTCTCACACGAGACCGAGACGGCCTCATCACTGATTTAGTCTTTTTCTTGACCTCCAAGCTTTTGAAGTCCGTTCCTCAG GCAGCAGCAACGACATGCTACGTAGCAACGAGTCCGAGATTGAGGAACGTGTGTGGCAAATACTTTTCAGACTGCAACGAAGCTCGGACTTCTAAATCTGGATCGTGCAATCTTAAAGCTCAGAGACTGTGGACTGCTTCTGAGTTGTTGGTTACTGCAGCTTCCACTCCCAATGTTTATCAAACCTTTAACTACTTTTTAACCAACACGATGCTATGTATGTGTAAATCACAAGACCTAGATAGCTTTACTATAATATAG
- the LOC111211863 gene encoding cationic amino acid transporter 2, vacuolar, which produces MGFLVDTQKEGGGHSWGYLRSLVRRKQVDSADEPHSHHHHQLAKALTVPHLIAIGVGATIGAGVYILVGTVAREHSGPSLALSFLIAGIAAALSAFCYAELSSRCPSAGSAYHYSYICVGEGVAWLIGWALILEYTIGGSAVARGISPNLALIYGGEDGLPSFLARHQIPGLDVVVDPSAAILVFIVTGLLCLGIKESTFAQGIVTAANVCVLLFVIVAGSYLGFKTGWAGYELSSGFFPFGVDGMFAGSATVFFAFIGFDSVASAAEEVKNPQRDLPIGIGLALFLCCSVYMMVSTVIVGLVPYYAMDPDTPISSAFASHDMQWAVYLITLGAVMALCSALMGALLPQPRILMAMARDGLLPSLFSDVNRRTQVPVKATIATGLCAATLAFFMDVSQLAGMVSVGTLLAFTMVAISVLILRYVPPDELPLPASLQDRIDSVSFIPGETKSSHHVGTSDDSNKQPLIGDNDDSVQFPVIEKQEALGCWVLSEKKRRIVAGWSIMLTCIGAFLLSYSASSLNFPGFIRYPLCGVSGSLLLAGLIALSSIDQDDARHTFGHSGGFICPFVPLLPIICILINMYLLVNLGSATWARVSVWLVIGVLVYVFYGRKNSSLANAVYVTTAHAEEIYREHEASLA; this is translated from the exons ATGGGTTTTCTGGTGGATACCCAAAAGGAAGGAGGCGGACACTCATGGGGTTACCTCAGGAGTTTGGTCCGTAGGAAACAGGTCGACTCTGCTGATGAGCCTCATTCTCATCATCACCACCAGCTCGCCAAAGCCTTAACTGTTCCTCACTTGATTGCAATTG gTGTTGGAGCGACAATAGGAGCGGGAGTGTATATTCTTGTGGGAACAGTTGCAAGAGAGCACTCAGGACCATCTCTTGCTTTGTCATTTCTTATTGCTGGAATCGCAGCTGCACTTTCTGCCTTTTGCTATGCTGAACTCTCTAGCCGTTGTCCCTCCGCTGGCAGCGCCTATCACTATTCCTACATTTGTGTAGGCGAAGG tgTTGCGTGGTTGATCGGTTGGGCACTGATTCTGGAATACACCATTGGTGGCTCTGCTGTTGCCCGTGGCATTTCCCCTAATCTG GCATTGATTTATGGTGGTGAAGATGGTTTGCCTTCATTCTTGGCGCGTCACCAGATCCCAGGTCttgatgttgttgttgatcCATCTGCTGCTATTCTTGTCTTCATTGTGACTGGCCTCTTGTGCCTGGGTATTAAGGAG AGCACATTTGCTCAGGGGATTGTGACTGCAGCCAATGTGTGTGTCTTGTTATTTGTCATCGTAGCTGGCAGTTATCTGGGCTTCAAGACTGGTTGGGCTGGTTATGAACTTTCTTCAGG GTTTTTTCCATTTGGAGTGGATGGAATGTTTGCTGGTTCTGCTACAGTCTTCTTTGCATTCATTGGTTTTGATTCGGTTGCAAGTGCTGCAGAGGAG GTGAAAAACCCTCAACGGGATTTACCAATTGGAATTGGTCTTGCACTCTTTCTCTGTTGTTCTGTCTACATGATGGTCTCCACTGTGATTGTTGGCTTAGTCCCTTACTATGCCATGGATCCTGACACTCCCATCTCCTCTGCGTTCGCTAGTCATGACATGCAATGGGCCGT ATACTTGATCACTTTAGGAGCTGTCATGGCCCTCTGCTCAGCTCTAATGGGTGCACTTCTCCCTCAG CCGCGAATTCTGATGGCAATGGCTAGGGATGGGTTGCTGCCTTCTCTTTTCTCAGACGTTAATAGACGCACACAGGTTCCGGTTAAAGCGACCATAGCAACTGGGCTTTGTGCAGCAACCTTAGCCTTCTTTATGGATGTTTCGCAGCTCGCAGGCATG GTGAGTGTTGGGACACTTCTGGCATTTACAATGGTGGCAATCTCAGTGTTGATACTCAGATATGTTCCTCCGGATGAGCTACCTCTTCCGGCATCCCTTCAGGATAGAATCGACTCTGTTTCCTTCATACCTGGTGAAACAAAGTCATCCCATCATGTTGGCACTTCTGACGATAGTAATAAACAGCCTTTAATTGGCGATAATGATGATTCGGTTCAGTTCCCAGTCATCGAGAAACAAGAAGCTCTTGGGTGTT GGGTTCTGAGCGAAAAAAAGAGGAGAATTGTCGCTGGATGGAGCATTATGCTCACTTGTATTGGGGCCTTTCTTCTAAGCTATTCGGCGTCGAGCCTCAACTTCCCAGG GTTTATTAGATATCCGTTGTGTGGTGTTAGTGGAAGTCTACTCCTTGCTGGTTTGATTGCTTTGAGTTCTATAGATCAGGATGATGCCAGGCACACTTTTGGACACTCTGGAG GTTTCATATGCCCGTTTGTACCACTCCTGCCAATCATATGCATCCTAATCAACATGTACCTTTTGGTTAACCTTGG ATCTGCGACATGGGCTCGAGTGTCTGTGTGGCTGGTGATTGGAGTGTTGGTATATGTTTTCTATGGAAGAAAAAACAGCTCCCTGGCCAATGCAGTTTACGTAACTACAGCTCATGCGGAGGAGATCTATCGTGAACATGAAGCTTCTTTGGCATAA
- the LOC106358569 gene encoding pentatricopeptide repeat-containing protein At1g64580 — protein sequence MVKNQIIYILVLYMVHSRPLPTILDFTRVLTAIPKMNKHHDAVVYLCRKMEALGISHDLYTCTILIHCLCRCSRLSLAKMTKLGIEPSVVTLGSLLNGFCRGNRFREALSLVDAMGCEPNFVVYNTVINGLCKNGEADKALEVLRLMEKKGIRGDSVTYNTLCSSGRWSEAARLVRDMIKRRKLDPNVIFYSGMIHVFVKEGNLFDAVNLYKEMIRRSVDPNVFTYNSLINGLCIDGRLGEAKRMFDSMRCSPDLVTYNTLIKGFCKSKRVEDGMKLLCHMSREGIIGDVFTYNTLIHGYCQAGKLSVALKVFGRMVDCGVAPDVVTYNVLLGCLCSKGKVEKAMVMVEDMEKREGMYVDIVTYSIIIRGMCRSGKVREAWCLFCSLALKGVKPDAIAYRTMIAGLSRKGRRREADKLCRKMKEDGIIMPIKCIHNDETLRDHHASSSLAEFIKVIHE from the coding sequence ATGGTTAAAAAtcagataatatacatattggTTCTGTACATGGTTCACTCTCGCCCCCTCCCCACCATCCTCGATTTCACCAGAGTTTTGACCGCCATCCCCAAGATGAACAAGCACCACGACGCCGTCGTCTACCTCTGCCGCAAGATGGAAGCTCTGGGGATCTCGCACGACCTCTACACCTGCACCATCTTGATCCACTGTCTCTGCAGATGCTCTCGCCTCTCTCTCGCGAAGATGACGAAACTCGGGATCGAGCCCAGCGTCGTCACCCTCGGCTCCCTCCTCAACGGATTCTGCCGCGGGAATAGGTTTCGCGAGGCTCTGTCTCTCGTTGATGCCATGGGGTGTGAACCTAACTTCGTCGTCTACAACACCGTGATCAACGGTCTTTGCAAGAACGGAGAGGCCGATAAGGCTTTGGAGGTTTTAAGACTGATGGAGAAGAAAGGAATCAGAGGGGATTCTGTTACCTACAACACTCTTTGTAGCTCTGGTAGATGGAGCGAGGCGGCTCGGCTAGTGAGAGAtatgatcaagaggaggaagCTTGATCCCAACGTGATCTTTTACAGCGGGATGATCCATGTGTTTGTGAAAGAAGGGAATCTCTTTGATGCTGTGAACTTGTACAAGGAGATGATCCGGAGATCTGTGGATCCTAACGTCTTCACTTACAATTCACTCATCAACGGCCTTTGCATTGATGGCCGGTTAGGTGAGGCCAAGCGAATGTTCGATTCCATGCGCTGTTCTCCGGATTTGGTGACGTATAATACTCTCATAAAGGGGTTTTGCAAGTCTAAGAGAGTAGAGGATGGGATGAAACTCTTGTGTCATATGTCTCGTGAAGGAATCATTGGCGACGTTTTCACTTACAACACTCTTATCCACGGATATTGCCAAGCGGGGAAACTCAGTGTTGCGCTAAAGGTTTTCGGTCGGATGGTTGATTGTGGCGTGGCTCCTGATGTTGTTACCTACAACGTTTTGTTGGGTTGTCTGTGTAGTAAGGGGAAGGTAGAGAAAGCGATGGTGATGGTAGAGGATATGGAAAAGAGAGAAGGAATGTATGTTGATATCGTCACGTATAGTATCATCATACGAGGGATGTGTAGAAGTGGTAAGGTGAGAGAGGCttggtgtttgttttgtagcctCGCTCTCAAAGGAGTGAAGCCTGATGCTATAGCGTATAGAACAATGATAGCAGGATTGTCTAGGAAAGGCCGGCGGCGTGAAGCTGATAAGCTGTGTAGAAAAATGAAAGAAGATGGGATTATTATGCCAATTAAATGCATACATAATGATGAGACACTTAGAGATCACCACGCAAGCTCATCATTGGCTGAATTTATCAAAGTTATCCATGAGTAA
- the LOC125593408 gene encoding uncharacterized protein LOC125593408: protein MDIPELPRRLYTSGEEPEAHNSISYHTDNSKLHTALRKALTDDEFEELKESSLGVFIKFKEQGFGWASRLVHYMLSFKLDIKKKYEMWSLVGPEPLRFSLLEFENLTGLNCEYIEDLETPKCDVTPEMVSFWGMLGVHLEAGPTTDQIIAALKRCGDWSREDRKRLAYLSIFTGFIEGRKFSTATRSTLARLVMDLERFENYPWGRVAFKVLMDSLWNKEIAGCYTVDGFIQVLQVWTYTAMPELGASIGGPRADSPSPPILAYEGSRGRRSMKAAILSQTRVINFVEKDISEMWPKWDSEVEDLPAENIIKVMYERRPWKWTMDCWEVTGTKVNTKPKVVTPSKKAKEMVVLEEEEEEEEEDNPRPRKKARKEAPKVASEEAREEARGVTREELEIMFKGKKVGVTNQATPPPLTNQATPQDKQPTPLAKETGGRNKQATPHANETVVSNQPPPHQTKQQPPPPQKKQQQPPPPQKKQPPPQKKQPPQIKERWLPEDTATEANSVNKILPEDKADGVTSKEIVAVTSTDHQPSLASTDQQPSLASTEPSDPVSEPSLVVLDKRAKSKRAKKPAPTVRSPYTAEKKKDKVAAYNPFPPVNKDKLKELADWLKTDPHYLTKTEDKPRTSPTRWYHFLRTARGWLEDCHIDAWINVLRQRYQENPQAFRSERMCFLDHNFSQSWREQYQLFKTSEPDHKGLGRVLPGGASNFYDGSIPSFCQSNKKWGEDIDDIYAPVNLDDKHWVAIWISIPKRHIVVWDSIPSSSVPDAWDAIMEPFLQMVPYLLVECAATDEIRVKYGLEPYTYERPLKGVPTANNGDCGVYAVKYIECHALGVSFDPKDFARCNAKKMRDNMAVDIWKELVDQHLKENVDGDKFVGM from the exons atggatattccagaactcccccgtaggttatacacatcaggggaagagccagaagcccacaatagcatttcgtatcatacggataacagcaagttgcatactgctcttaggaaagctcttactgatgacgaatttgaagagctcaaggagtcgagtttgggagttttcatcaagttcaaggagcagggatttggttgggcttcaaggctggttcactacatgctcagtttcaagctggacattaagaagaagtatgagatgtggtctctcgttggtccagaacctttgaggttttcactgttagagtttgaaaacctcactggtctaaactgcgagtacatcgaggaccttgagacaccaaaatgtgacgttaccccagagatggtttctttctgggggatgctgggagttcatctggaagctgggccaactactgatcagataatagcagcactgaagagatgcggggattggtccagggaagatcgcaagcggctcgcgtacctctccatcttcactggattcattgaagggagaaagttttcaaccgctacacgatctactctggcaaggctagtgatggatttagaacggtttgagaattatccatgggggagagtcgcgtttaaggtgctgatggactctttgtggaacaaagaaattgctggctgttacaccgtggatgggtttatacaagttcttcaggtctggacgtacacagctatgccggaattgggtgctagtattggtggtcccagagcagacagtccgtctccaccgatactggcttacgagggcagcagaggccgcagatcaatgaaagctgctatcttgagtcag acccgcgtgatcaactttgttgagaaggacattagtgaaatgtggccaaaatgggactctgaggttgaggacctgcccgcggagaacatcattaaagtcatgtatgagcggagaccgtggaagtggaccatggattgctgggaagtcactggtactaaggtcaatacaaaacctaaggttgtgactccatcgaagaaggccaaagagatggttgtgttggaggaggaggaggaggaggaggaggaagacaatccaagacctcggaagaaagctcgtaaagaggctcctaaagtggctagtgaagaggctagagaagaggctagaggggtgaccagagaggagttggaaattatgttcaagggc aagaaggttggtgtcaccaatcaggctacccctccacctctaaccaatcaggctacccctcaagataaacagcctacccctcttgccaaagaaaccgggggtagaaacaaacaggctacccctcatgccaatgaaaccgtggttagtaaccagcctcctcctcatcaaaccaaacagcagcctcctcctcctcaaaagaaacagcagcagcctcctcctcctcaaaagaaacagcctcctcctcaaaagaaacagcctcctcaaatcaaagag agatggttgccggaggatacagcaaccgaggcgaactcggtaaataagatcttgccggaggataaagcagatggtgtcacctccaaagagattgttgctgtcacttccaccgatcaccaaccgagcctcgcttccaccgatcaacaaccgagcctcgcttccaccgagccaagcgatccagtttcagaaccgagcctggttgtattggacaagcgtgcaaagagtaaacgagcgaagaaacctgctcccactgtgagatctccttatacggcagagaaaaaaaaagataaagtggcagcctataatccatttccgccagtaaacaaagataagttgaaggaactcgctgattggttgaaaactgatcc tcattatttaactaagaccgaggacaaaccacgtacatcaccaacaaggtggtaccacttcctccggacagccagaggatggctggaagactgc catatagatgcttggattaatgtgctaaggcagaggtatcaggagaacccacaagctttcaggagcgagcgaatgtgcttcctggatcacaacttttcccagtcttggagagagcagtatcagctcttcaaaacatcggaacctgatcacaaaggtttaggaagagttctacctggtggggcgtcgaatttttatgacggatcaataccttcattttgccaatcaaacaagaagtggggggaggacattgatgatatctatgcgccagtgaacttggacgacaagcattgggttgctatttggatatcgatccctaagaggcacatagtcgtctgggacagcataccttcatctagtgtaccagacgcatgggatgcgataatggagccttttctccagatggtcccttatctgcttgttgagtgcgcagccaccgacgaaatacgggtcaaatacgggttggagccatacacatatgagagaccgctgaaaggtgtacccacggccaacaatggtgattgtggcgtgtacgctgtaaagtacattgaatgtcatgctctcggggtctcctttgaccctaaagactttgctaggtgcaacgcgaagaaaatgagggataatatggcggtggatatatggaaggagcttgttgatcagcatctgaaagaaaatgtggatggtgataagttcgtgggcatg
- the LOC106358571 gene encoding rsm22-cox11 tandem protein 2, mitochondrial-like yields the protein MANAQKAFTIESLRTLAKQSFRCLVVPVRLRRAIKKYLREEDDPHIRKKVRQLSESFQEIKDSNLLLPETTAKRLADSMNSVEAKRWKIQTVYGDSGLEYRDGETAAYVASRMPAAYSVCYRVLTEIRRRLPGFNPTRVLDFGAGTGSGFWAVQEVWPKCAQKVNIVEPSQSMQRAGRDLLQGLKDLPLIHGYTSLLSLSQELNKKCRILNDKSERKHELVIASYVLGEIPSLKDRITMVRQLWDLTDDLLVLVEPGTPHGANIISQMRSYILWMENRKLRKKEKAEAGKEVLDLKSGAHIVAPCPHDGKCPLENTAKYCHFVQRLQRTSSQRSYKRTKGVPLRGFEDEKFCFVVFRRGQRPREPWPLDNIKLETLKEMRANRKPEDLEIDYEEFIKTQVVEVPYSDPRAQDSDITDEDEQEEEGEGEGTDEDEVEVEEAEEEEGSGRASVGGGWGRIIFPPFRKGKQVTLDMCVPTNEEGSEGAFERRVITKSKNPHLHLQAKKSFWGDLWPLTTQQQDISKENKKVDAEWCRPDQDQKWGAWPW from the exons ATGGCGAATGCCCAGAAAGCATTCACGATCGAAAGCCTAAGGACACTAGCCAAGCAGTCATTCAGGTGCCTGGTCGTACCCGTCCGTCTCCGGCGCGCGATAAAGAAATACCTCCGCGAGGAAGACGATCCGCACATCAGGAAGAAGGTTCGCCAGCTATCGGAATCGTTCCAAGAGATAAAGGACTCTAACCTTCTGTTGCCCGAAACAACGGCCAAGCGTCTGGCGGATTCGATGAACTCGGTGGAGGCGAAGCGGTGGAAGATACAGACGGTTTATGGAGACAGCGGTCTCGAGTACAGAGACGGCGAGACTGCAGCTTACGTTGCTTCTCGTATGCCCGCCGCTTACTCCGTCTGCTACAGAGTCCTCACCGAG ATTCGTCGAAGGCTACCTGGTTTTAACCCTACGAGGGTTCTTGATTTTGGTGCAGGCACCGGTTCTGGCTTCTG GGCAGTACAAGAGGTTTGGCCAAAGTGTGCGCAGAAAGTTAATATAGTGGAACCTTCTCAATCTATGCAGCGTGCTGGACGTGACTTGCTTCAGG GCCTGAAGGATTTGCCTTTGATCCATGGCTATACTAGTCTCCTATCCCTTTCTCAAGAGCTCAACAAGAAATGCAGAATCCTCAATGATAAATCCGAGAGGAAACATGAGCTTGTCATCGCT TCCTATGTGCTAGGGGAGATACCATCTCTAAAAGACAGGATTACTATGGTTCGCCAGCTCTGGGACCTTACAGATGATCTCTTG GTTTTGGTTGAACCAGGAACGCCACATGGTGCTAATATTATATCTCAGATGCGGTCCTATATACTGTGGATGGAGAATAGG AAACTGCGTAAAAAGGAGAAGGCTGAAGCTGGCAAGGAAGTGCTCGATCTCAAATCTGGTGCGCATATTGTTGCTCCC TGCCCTCATGATGGAAAGTGTCCGTTGGAAAACACTGCAAAGTATTGTCATTTTGTTCAGCGGTTGCAGAGAACTTCGTCCCAGCGTTCCTACAAG CGTACAAAAGGTGTTCCCTTGCGTGGCTTTGAGGATGAGAAGTTTTGCTTTGTGGTTTTCAGGAGAGGTCAGCGTCCACG GGAACCATGGCCTCTTGATAACATAAAATTGGAGACTTTGAAGGAGATGCGCGCGAATAGGAAACCGGAGGATCTCGAGATTGATTATG AGGAGTTTATCAAAACACAGGTGGTTGAGGTGCCTTACAGTGATCCAAGAGCACAGGACTCTGATATCACCGATGAGGatgagcaagaagaagaaggtgaaggTGAAGGTACTGATGAGGATGAAGTAGAAGTAGAGGAagcagaagaggaagagggaagTGGGAGGGCAAGCGTGGGTGGAGGATGGGGTAGGATCATATTCCCTCCATTCCGCAAGGGAAAACAAGTGACGTTGGACATGTGCGTGCCGACCAACGAGGAAGGGTCAGAGGGAGCTTTTGAGAGGAGAGTGATAACGAAAAGCAAGAACCCTCATCTTCATTTGCAAGCCAAGAAATCATTTTGGGGAGACCTATGGCCATTAACCACTCAACAACAAGACATTTCCAAAGAGAATAAAAAAGTAGATGCCGAGTGGTGTCGCCCAGATCAAGACCAGAAATGGGGTGCATGGCCTTGGTGA